Proteins encoded in a region of the Psychromicrobium lacuslunae genome:
- a CDS encoding TetR/AcrR family transcriptional regulator encodes MPSLSSGQRLTRAKILSTARSLFYQRGVNAVGVNDIAAQAKASKQSLYRYFPTKEALVAAMLAEHSADIHQWLESHTADAVPGPERVLSVFRLLIEWFASPGYQGCAVINTVTDTRAEPAVTAIARKHLGRYRALLETRLTEAGFSQVETLARQLILLIEGASVVMTIEPTTQPGRDALFAAETLLKVGSAS; translated from the coding sequence ATGCCAAGCCTCAGCTCCGGGCAACGGCTGACTCGGGCCAAGATTCTGAGCACCGCGCGCTCCTTGTTCTACCAACGCGGAGTTAACGCGGTCGGCGTGAACGACATTGCCGCGCAGGCAAAAGCTTCAAAGCAAAGCCTTTACCGATACTTTCCCACTAAAGAAGCCCTGGTGGCGGCTATGCTCGCCGAGCACAGCGCAGACATCCACCAATGGCTGGAGAGCCACACCGCCGATGCCGTCCCCGGGCCGGAGCGGGTACTTTCGGTTTTTCGACTGCTGATCGAATGGTTCGCCAGCCCCGGATATCAGGGCTGCGCGGTGATCAATACGGTTACCGACACGCGCGCAGAACCGGCGGTGACCGCCATCGCCCGAAAGCATTTAGGACGTTACCGCGCCCTCCTCGAAACCCGACTGACTGAGGCGGGTTTCTCACAAGTTGAAACACTGGCCCGACAGCTCATCCTGCTGATTGAGGGCGCAAGTGTGGTGATGACCATCGAGCCGACGACTCAGCCGGGGCGCGATGCGCTCTTCGCCGCTGAAACCCTGCTCAAAGTCGGCTCAGCTAGCTAA
- a CDS encoding type II CAAX prenyl endopeptidase Rce1 family protein: MGIPALAVAVLLFLSTKTSRGGGLFYLCTFSAAAVYFVAWLLWGNRAAILGPRPVQAIGRGALWGLSLLGVFLLGALVVKSVPGLAIPVQGLLDNARQGPLLLTLLVAVLAGVGEELFFRQLILDQALFSVRQAGTISIVLYLLVTAAMGIPLLVFAALIIGLAAQREKQRTEGLISSIVLHLCWSCGMVLLLPAVFG, translated from the coding sequence GTGGGAATCCCCGCACTCGCAGTCGCCGTTCTGCTTTTTCTCTCCACTAAGACCTCTCGAGGTGGAGGCCTTTTTTATCTTTGCACCTTCTCTGCGGCTGCAGTGTATTTCGTGGCTTGGCTGCTTTGGGGGAACCGGGCGGCAATTCTGGGCCCTCGCCCGGTTCAAGCAATCGGCCGCGGGGCGCTCTGGGGACTTTCCTTGCTTGGCGTTTTTCTTCTCGGTGCGCTCGTCGTCAAGAGTGTGCCGGGGCTAGCGATTCCGGTCCAGGGTCTGCTGGACAATGCCCGCCAAGGCCCGTTGCTGCTGACCTTGCTGGTCGCGGTGCTAGCCGGTGTGGGGGAGGAGCTTTTCTTTCGCCAATTGATCCTTGACCAGGCCCTTTTCTCGGTCCGGCAAGCTGGCACGATTTCGATCGTGCTCTATTTATTGGTCACCGCCGCAATGGGGATCCCGTTGTTGGTCTTTGCCGCGTTGATCATCGGACTGGCCGCGCAGCGGGAGAAGCAGCGGACCGAGGGGTTGATCTCCTCCATCGTGTTGCACCTATGCTGGAGTTGCGGAATGGTACTGCTACTGCCGGCGGTCTTTGGCTGA
- a CDS encoding tryptophan-rich sensory protein, whose translation MNPGSFEVRRATVTGGTGFVGSQLISELIERGWAVRALCRSRAKALKTAWGAAITPAGQPAGAGQVEVIEGDARREEDLDASLSGSEVAWYLLHSMATAKDFRRAESDIAAKFARAASRNNLQRIVYLGGLHPEGEELSEHLASRVEVGKILLSSGVPTAVLQAGVVIGTGSASFKMLRHLAERLPAAIGPRWLKNLITPISVRDAVYYLAGAADLPSEVSRSFDIGGPESVPYADLIKRYAKAVGLVPRTVLSAPVMTPNLGSQWIGLVTPVPSSLAKPLVNSLLHDTVVKERDIESYLGKPPAGLESFNDAVAKATQKVDTKRWPKTFLGTSVAVLGCAVAGSILTDPKSSWYRNLKKPTWQPPPLAFPLVWTALYADIAAISSLVIADAEENQQHYEAKRYRAALGLNLVLNASWCGLFFRSRRPLLATVGAAALAASTVDLVIRATKSAPQRGIALAPYAIWTSGAAVLSATIARLNR comes from the coding sequence ATGAACCCAGGATCGTTCGAGGTCAGAAGAGCAACGGTTACCGGCGGCACCGGTTTTGTCGGGTCACAGCTGATTTCCGAGCTTATTGAGCGTGGCTGGGCGGTGCGGGCGCTATGCCGCAGCCGAGCTAAGGCGCTGAAAACGGCCTGGGGTGCCGCCATTACACCGGCTGGACAGCCGGCCGGGGCGGGGCAAGTCGAGGTCATCGAGGGTGACGCTCGTCGTGAGGAAGATTTGGACGCCAGCCTGAGCGGTAGCGAAGTGGCTTGGTATTTGCTTCATTCAATGGCAACAGCGAAGGATTTTCGGCGTGCCGAATCGGATATCGCAGCCAAGTTCGCTCGTGCCGCCTCACGCAATAATCTTCAGCGCATCGTCTACCTCGGCGGTTTGCATCCCGAAGGGGAGGAACTCTCCGAGCACCTCGCCTCGCGCGTCGAAGTAGGAAAGATCCTGCTTTCATCCGGTGTTCCTACCGCGGTCTTACAAGCTGGCGTGGTGATTGGCACTGGCTCGGCGTCGTTCAAAATGCTCCGGCATTTAGCCGAGCGACTGCCCGCCGCGATCGGCCCTCGGTGGCTAAAGAATCTGATTACCCCGATTAGCGTCCGTGATGCCGTTTACTACCTCGCCGGGGCAGCTGACCTGCCCTCCGAGGTGAGCCGGTCTTTTGATATTGGCGGACCAGAGTCAGTTCCCTACGCCGATTTGATCAAACGGTATGCGAAAGCCGTCGGGCTGGTTCCTCGAACCGTACTCAGCGCACCGGTGATGACGCCGAACCTCGGCTCGCAGTGGATAGGCCTGGTCACCCCGGTGCCAAGCTCTCTAGCCAAGCCGCTGGTGAACAGCCTGCTGCACGACACAGTCGTCAAAGAGCGCGATATCGAAAGCTACCTGGGGAAACCTCCGGCGGGCCTTGAAAGCTTCAACGATGCCGTGGCCAAGGCAACGCAAAAAGTTGACACCAAGAGGTGGCCAAAAACATTCCTTGGCACAAGTGTTGCGGTGCTCGGCTGCGCTGTGGCTGGCTCCATCCTCACCGATCCGAAGAGCTCCTGGTACCGGAATCTGAAGAAACCAACGTGGCAACCTCCGCCCCTAGCTTTCCCACTGGTGTGGACAGCGCTCTACGCTGATATCGCGGCCATTTCCTCCCTGGTAATCGCCGATGCCGAGGAGAACCAGCAGCATTATGAGGCAAAGAGGTATAGGGCGGCGCTCGGGCTAAACCTGGTGCTGAATGCTAGCTGGTGCGGCTTGTTTTTTCGCTCTAGACGACCGCTGCTAGCGACCGTCGGGGCAGCAGCCCTGGCCGCGAGCACTGTGGATCTGGTGATCCGGGCCACGAAGTCCGCGCCGCAACGCGGCATCGCTTTAGCTCCCTATGCCATCTGGACCTCCGGGGCCGCCGTCCTCAGTGCAACGATCGCCCGGCTCAACCGCTAA
- a CDS encoding NAD(P)-dependent oxidoreductase, whose translation MTKILVFGAAGRAGGAIVQDALERGWEVTGVVRSLAQKQFIERPGLTAVLGDVRSIEKLTGLVTGHQAVVSAVTPFSAPPDSFESFDQNFYRDLTQGLVEAMRVNGIRRLVTIGLAATLRHPDGGLVMDSSELFPARLKPFATAHLRAVQYLEQQVADLGWAVVTPPPLLHAENRLGRVEVAAPQLVEGVDLSYLELARAVNDELTMLRQSGAQVAVFHRLSLEKTGL comes from the coding sequence ATGACTAAGATTTTGGTTTTTGGGGCGGCAGGTCGAGCTGGCGGCGCAATAGTGCAGGATGCACTAGAGCGAGGCTGGGAAGTTACTGGAGTGGTCAGATCACTCGCACAAAAACAGTTCATAGAACGGCCGGGACTCACTGCCGTCCTGGGTGACGTCAGGTCGATCGAAAAACTGACCGGTCTGGTGACCGGACATCAAGCGGTAGTGAGCGCGGTGACGCCCTTTAGTGCGCCCCCGGACTCCTTTGAGTCTTTCGACCAGAACTTCTACCGGGATCTCACACAGGGGCTGGTCGAGGCAATGCGAGTGAACGGAATCCGACGTTTGGTGACGATCGGTCTCGCCGCGACGCTACGGCACCCTGACGGTGGTCTGGTGATGGATAGCAGCGAACTTTTCCCTGCCCGGTTGAAGCCCTTCGCGACAGCCCACTTGAGGGCAGTGCAGTATCTGGAGCAGCAAGTTGCCGACCTCGGTTGGGCCGTGGTAACTCCGCCGCCACTGCTGCACGCCGAGAACCGCCTTGGCCGGGTCGAAGTAGCCGCCCCGCAACTGGTTGAGGGGGTTGACTTGAGTTATCTGGAGCTAGCCAGGGCAGTTAATGATGAACTGACAATGCTCCGTCAGTCGGGAGCGCAAGTGGCGGTCTTTCACCGGCTTAGCCTGGAAAAGACCGGGTTGTGA
- a CDS encoding winged helix-turn-helix transcriptional regulator, which produces MTKQSIQIFDSACPLSSFPAQLGSKWQTMILLSLAEQPKRFTELEAGLAKVTRKVLSETLRRMEHDGFVLRTDFFDNPPKVSYSLTELGLSLLPLIEASREWTREHFASVLAERERRSSAD; this is translated from the coding sequence ATGACCAAACAATCAATACAGATCTTCGACTCGGCTTGCCCGCTCTCAAGTTTTCCAGCACAGCTAGGCAGCAAATGGCAGACCATGATCCTACTATCGCTCGCTGAGCAGCCAAAGCGATTTACTGAGCTTGAGGCAGGTTTAGCCAAGGTGACTAGGAAAGTACTTAGCGAGACCTTACGCCGCATGGAGCACGATGGTTTCGTACTCCGGACGGATTTCTTCGATAACCCACCTAAGGTTAGCTACTCCCTCACCGAACTCGGCCTCAGTCTGTTGCCACTGATCGAAGCTAGCCGGGAGTGGACACGGGAACATTTCGCTTCGGTACTCGCCGAGCGCGAACGGCGCAGTTCAGCTGATTAG
- a CDS encoding PLD nuclease N-terminal domain-containing protein — translation MIYQAVLAAEQANSAEQALGVALVVGLIVVGIALLVLFISALISVLSSRVLTGGGKVLWILVVFAFPFLGPLGWFIWGRKQPSYRSGQPIQEVS, via the coding sequence ATGATCTACCAAGCAGTGTTGGCGGCCGAACAGGCTAACTCGGCCGAACAGGCCCTGGGAGTCGCTCTGGTGGTCGGGCTGATCGTGGTTGGCATTGCCCTTTTGGTGCTGTTTATCTCGGCCCTGATCTCGGTCTTGAGCTCGCGGGTGTTAACCGGGGGCGGCAAAGTCCTGTGGATCCTGGTGGTTTTCGCCTTCCCGTTCCTCGGTCCTCTGGGGTGGTTCATTTGGGGCCGGAAACAGCCGAGCTATCGCAGCGGACAGCCGATTCAGGAAGTCAGCTGA
- a CDS encoding dihydrofolate reductase family protein: MGLTICDMSVSVDGYVTGPHDNRENPFGDGAQDLHAWLRPSASDLDRKVLEQAIRSVGAIVMGRTSFEKNEGDGGWGDAGPMGDIPVIVLTHRQPERQYPEVFTFISDGVQSALETAQRVAGDKDVHLFGATIMQQALPLGFVDEIHLHIMPVLLGGGTALFGTLDSTIALERISADPSTTATHLQYRVLR; the protein is encoded by the coding sequence GTGGGACTCACCATTTGCGATATGTCCGTCTCAGTGGACGGCTATGTAACCGGGCCTCATGACAACAGAGAGAATCCTTTCGGAGACGGCGCTCAGGACCTTCATGCCTGGCTGCGACCCTCCGCCTCGGATCTAGATCGGAAGGTTCTCGAACAGGCGATACGCTCAGTTGGCGCGATCGTGATGGGACGCACCTCCTTTGAGAAGAATGAAGGTGACGGCGGTTGGGGCGACGCCGGACCAATGGGCGACATTCCTGTCATTGTGCTAACCCATCGACAGCCCGAGCGCCAATATCCCGAAGTGTTCACCTTCATCTCAGACGGCGTGCAGAGCGCACTCGAGACAGCTCAACGCGTCGCCGGAGACAAAGACGTTCACCTTTTCGGCGCGACAATCATGCAGCAAGCACTCCCCCTAGGATTCGTTGACGAGATCCACCTGCATATCATGCCGGTTCTCCTCGGAGGCGGCACAGCATTGTTCGGAACACTCGATTCGACAATCGCCCTTGAAAGGATCTCAGCCGACCCATCCACCACAGCGACCCACCTGCAATACCGCGTCCTGCGATAA
- a CDS encoding MBL fold metallo-hydrolase, which produces MRWKVQDSVSEVASGIFFVQGPASNWTIIRDVAGAEPKEESAEPQRGEQTSDPGSERFLLVDTGYPGDREKLLESIAWCGLELSDCCGVVVTHAHSDHIGSAKFLAEQGIPIYAHALELPNLRREVSEQVTLADFGWRVMIPRVLRWLRHAVRVGGLSDVSVAEPQEVSAEVLGALPGAAELILTGVHTSGHLALYLPEAGVLLSGDVVVTGHPLSRWQGPQTLPKLFHHQPELIAQGIEKLKPLNVRLLLPGHGPYLRVEQEWFEQVRVADYWPYR; this is translated from the coding sequence ATGAGATGGAAGGTGCAGGACAGCGTCAGTGAGGTCGCCAGCGGAATTTTCTTCGTGCAGGGCCCGGCCTCGAACTGGACCATCATTCGGGACGTCGCCGGAGCCGAGCCCAAGGAAGAATCAGCTGAGCCACAGCGAGGGGAGCAAACCTCCGATCCAGGGTCGGAACGCTTCCTCCTGGTGGATACCGGTTATCCGGGGGACCGCGAGAAGCTACTTGAGTCAATTGCCTGGTGCGGCCTGGAGCTGAGCGATTGCTGCGGCGTCGTGGTCACCCATGCGCATTCCGATCACATTGGCTCGGCAAAGTTTCTCGCCGAGCAGGGGATTCCGATCTATGCTCACGCACTCGAGCTGCCCAATTTACGGCGTGAGGTCAGTGAACAAGTCACCTTGGCCGATTTTGGCTGGCGAGTCATGATTCCGCGGGTGCTGCGCTGGTTAAGGCATGCGGTGCGCGTGGGCGGCCTTAGCGATGTCTCGGTGGCCGAACCCCAGGAGGTGAGCGCAGAGGTGCTGGGGGCGCTGCCAGGGGCTGCCGAGCTAATTCTTACCGGTGTACACACCAGCGGGCATCTGGCCCTCTACCTGCCCGAAGCCGGAGTGCTGCTGAGCGGCGATGTGGTGGTCACTGGGCACCCGCTGAGCCGCTGGCAGGGCCCACAAACGCTGCCCAAGCTTTTTCATCACCAACCAGAGCTGATCGCGCAAGGGATCGAGAAGCTCAAGCCACTTAATGTTCGTCTGTTGCTCCCAGGGCACGGCCCGTATCTCAGGGTAGAGCAGGAATGGTTCGAGCAGGTGCGAGTCGCGGACTACTGGCCCTATCGTTAG
- a CDS encoding DEAD/DEAH box helicase, which produces MPENQDSDYATDRISDDNAEQDVLFTDFGLDERVLKALKDVGYEKPSPIQAATIPVLLEGRDVVGLAQTGTGKTAAFAVPALSRMAELPATKATQVLVLAPTRELALQVAEAFSSYAAHLNDFSVLPVYGGSAYGPQLAGLRRGAQVVVGTPGRVIDHLEKGSLDLSELEYLVLDEADEMLRMGFADDVEQILAQTPEEKQVALFSATMPGQIRRIAKKYLKNPAEISVKAKTTTGENTRQRYLQVMGPHKLDAMTRILEVEDYDGVIAFVRTKMATEELADKLKSRGYRAAAINGDIPQQQRERTVEALRSGNIDILVATDVAARGLDVERISLVVNYDIPHDTESYVHRIGRTGRAGRSGDAILFMTPREKYLLRAIEKATRQPVEQMHLPSADTINNLRLSKFADQITETLGSEDLSVFRELISSYEADHDVTAAEIAAALAFMAQGGESLLVKDLPAAPEYQKRERSKDGFGSRGPTRALTEGNATYRIAVGRRQRVMPGSIVGAIANEGGLSSSQIGGIDIRADHSLVELPAELSKDQWRALSKTRIGGELIHLELDKGRRPGSGGGYKNREERGDRGQGGFKKKYSNDSSERGSERGGRGEGGYSRNSDHGHTGRGAGDRKPRHGKETGGRDFNRKGKW; this is translated from the coding sequence ATGCCCGAAAACCAAGATTCCGACTACGCCACCGACCGGATTTCCGACGACAACGCCGAGCAAGATGTGCTCTTCACCGATTTTGGCCTCGACGAGCGGGTGCTGAAAGCGCTCAAAGACGTCGGTTATGAAAAGCCTTCGCCGATCCAGGCAGCTACCATTCCGGTGCTGCTGGAAGGTCGCGATGTCGTCGGCCTGGCGCAAACCGGAACCGGTAAGACAGCGGCTTTCGCGGTTCCTGCGCTGTCCCGGATGGCCGAGCTGCCAGCCACCAAAGCTACCCAGGTGCTGGTGCTGGCGCCGACCCGCGAGCTCGCACTGCAGGTCGCCGAAGCGTTCTCTTCCTACGCCGCGCACCTGAACGACTTCAGCGTGCTGCCGGTGTACGGTGGCTCCGCTTATGGCCCGCAGCTGGCTGGCCTGCGTCGCGGCGCCCAGGTTGTTGTTGGCACCCCCGGCCGAGTGATCGATCACCTGGAAAAGGGCTCGCTCGATCTTTCTGAGCTGGAGTACCTGGTACTCGATGAAGCCGACGAGATGCTCCGGATGGGCTTCGCCGACGACGTCGAGCAAATCCTGGCGCAGACCCCGGAAGAGAAGCAGGTCGCCCTATTCTCCGCCACCATGCCCGGCCAGATCCGCCGGATCGCGAAGAAATACCTGAAAAACCCCGCGGAAATCTCGGTGAAGGCTAAGACCACCACCGGCGAGAATACCCGGCAGCGCTACCTGCAGGTAATGGGCCCGCACAAGCTCGATGCGATGACCCGGATCCTTGAAGTTGAGGACTACGACGGTGTGATCGCCTTCGTGCGGACCAAGATGGCCACCGAGGAACTTGCCGATAAGTTGAAGTCCCGTGGCTACCGCGCGGCCGCCATCAATGGCGACATTCCGCAGCAGCAACGTGAGCGTACCGTTGAGGCGCTGCGCTCGGGCAATATCGACATCCTGGTGGCTACCGATGTGGCCGCTCGTGGGCTGGACGTGGAGCGGATCAGCCTGGTCGTTAACTACGACATTCCGCATGACACCGAAAGCTATGTGCACCGGATTGGCCGTACTGGCCGTGCTGGGCGTTCCGGTGACGCGATCCTGTTCATGACGCCGCGCGAGAAGTACCTATTGCGGGCGATCGAGAAGGCCACCCGGCAGCCGGTGGAGCAGATGCATTTGCCGAGCGCTGACACCATTAATAATTTGCGGTTGAGCAAGTTCGCCGATCAGATCACCGAAACCTTGGGCTCCGAGGATCTTTCGGTGTTCCGTGAACTGATCAGCTCCTACGAAGCCGATCACGACGTGACCGCTGCTGAGATCGCCGCCGCCCTGGCGTTCATGGCGCAGGGTGGCGAGTCCTTGCTGGTCAAGGATCTACCAGCCGCCCCGGAGTACCAGAAGCGTGAGCGTTCCAAGGACGGTTTCGGTTCGCGTGGCCCGACCCGGGCACTGACCGAGGGCAATGCCACCTACCGGATCGCGGTCGGGCGCCGTCAGCGGGTAATGCCCGGTTCGATCGTCGGTGCAATCGCCAATGAGGGCGGCCTGTCCTCCTCACAGATCGGCGGTATTGATATTCGGGCCGATCATTCGCTTGTCGAGTTGCCCGCCGAGCTAAGCAAGGATCAGTGGCGTGCGCTGTCTAAGACCCGGATCGGTGGCGAGCTGATTCACCTCGAGCTGGATAAGGGACGCCGTCCCGGTTCCGGTGGTGGCTATAAGAACCGCGAAGAGCGCGGCGATCGTGGTCAGGGCGGCTTCAAGAAAAAGTATTCAAATGATTCCTCCGAACGTGGTTCGGAGCGTGGCGGCCGCGGTGAGGGCGGCTACTCCCGCAACTCCGATCACGGCCACACCGGTCGCGGCGCAGGGGACCGCAAGCCCCGGCACGGCAAAGAGACCGGCGGCCGGGATTTCAACCGCAAGGGCAAGTGGTAA
- a CDS encoding MOSC domain-containing protein, which yields MVDQGTVLAVCRVHALLADQGSGVTAIDKRPVTGPVKVQPYGLFADVQADRKNHGGLHKAVYAYSQSDADFWAVQLGREVPPGLFGENLRLSGVEANSALIGEQWQLGAKAVVEVTMPRTPCSVFQRRMAEPQWVKRFTEAARVGAYLRVLQTGSIQQGDEVRVIHRPSHSVTVRDWFSAPSIAKMQALQNEPGLELAPEYQPYFEKLLRRN from the coding sequence ATGGTTGATCAAGGAACCGTGCTCGCGGTCTGCCGGGTGCACGCACTGCTCGCTGACCAGGGCAGCGGGGTGACCGCCATCGATAAACGCCCGGTCACCGGGCCGGTTAAAGTCCAGCCCTACGGGCTATTCGCGGATGTGCAGGCTGACCGCAAAAACCATGGTGGCCTACATAAGGCTGTCTATGCCTATTCGCAGAGCGATGCCGACTTCTGGGCGGTGCAGCTGGGTCGAGAGGTGCCGCCGGGCCTCTTCGGCGAAAATTTGCGACTGAGTGGCGTCGAGGCGAATTCCGCGTTGATTGGTGAGCAGTGGCAGCTCGGCGCGAAGGCCGTCGTCGAAGTCACCATGCCCCGCACTCCCTGCTCGGTCTTTCAACGCCGGATGGCGGAGCCGCAGTGGGTCAAGCGATTCACCGAAGCCGCGCGGGTGGGTGCCTATTTGCGGGTGTTGCAGACCGGCAGCATCCAGCAGGGGGACGAGGTGAGAGTCATTCATCGTCCTAGTCATTCGGTGACGGTTCGCGATTGGTTCAGTGCCCCGTCGATAGCCAAAATGCAGGCCCTGCAGAATGAGCCCGGCCTGGAACTCGCCCCGGAATATCAGCCGTATTTTGAGAAGCTATTGCGGCGCAATTAG
- a CDS encoding serine hydrolase domain-containing protein — protein sequence MSNQPMSNQLTPDQPNQLYPGQPQSKFQRVWASLDEAVAAGRFPGVVAGVRQHGVSEFHASGTLALDSDRPMLESTPFRIASLSKPFSAVLTSFLLQDGILELDDPVSSWLPELAEPRVLLDPNGPLDQTAPAESAITVRQLLDGTLGAGVIFGSSPLSEAVQAAGIGAGTMPPNLSADEYLARFAELPLSYQPGSRWMYNTSADLLSILLARASGKTLAELLWQRITEPLGMLNTAFYARAEELPAQYIPGADGLQLVDPADGRFSRQPKFETLAGGLVSTVPDYLKFFGALADGHLLPEEYKRQMVSDQLTVAQRTSASPILGPSSSWGWQIGVNIAEAENSISAGSYGWTGGSGTSAVVDPGRDLIGVVFSQRAMAGPDDDFNYFWTPLASQ from the coding sequence ATGTCCAATCAGCCAATGTCCAATCAACTAACGCCCGATCAGCCCAATCAACTGTACCCAGGTCAACCGCAGTCCAAGTTTCAACGGGTCTGGGCTTCACTTGACGAGGCGGTGGCCGCCGGGCGGTTTCCCGGGGTGGTGGCGGGTGTCCGACAGCACGGGGTGAGCGAGTTTCACGCCAGTGGAACGCTGGCTCTTGATTCGGATCGACCCATGCTGGAAAGCACCCCGTTCCGGATCGCCTCGCTGAGCAAACCTTTTTCCGCTGTGCTGACCTCGTTTCTGTTACAGGACGGGATCCTGGAGTTAGATGATCCAGTCAGCTCCTGGTTGCCGGAGTTAGCTGAGCCTCGGGTGCTCCTGGACCCGAATGGACCGCTTGATCAGACTGCTCCCGCCGAATCTGCCATCACCGTTCGGCAATTACTTGACGGCACTCTGGGCGCTGGGGTGATTTTTGGCAGTTCCCCGCTTAGTGAGGCAGTCCAAGCTGCCGGGATCGGTGCCGGAACCATGCCACCAAATCTGAGCGCTGATGAGTACCTAGCCCGGTTCGCCGAACTTCCGTTGAGCTATCAGCCCGGCAGTCGCTGGATGTACAACACCTCTGCTGATCTGCTCTCTATCTTGCTTGCCCGCGCTAGCGGGAAGACGTTGGCTGAGTTGCTGTGGCAACGCATCACCGAGCCACTGGGGATGTTGAACACTGCCTTTTATGCTCGTGCCGAGGAGCTACCGGCGCAATACATTCCAGGAGCTGATGGTCTGCAACTGGTCGACCCCGCGGATGGGCGTTTCAGTCGGCAGCCCAAGTTTGAGACTCTGGCCGGTGGGCTGGTCTCAACGGTGCCCGACTATCTGAAATTCTTCGGCGCCCTGGCCGATGGGCACTTGCTGCCGGAAGAATACAAAAGGCAGATGGTTTCCGATCAGCTCACCGTGGCGCAGCGCACGAGCGCTAGCCCGATCCTCGGACCGAGTAGCTCCTGGGGATGGCAGATCGGCGTGAACATCGCGGAAGCAGAGAACTCGATCTCGGCGGGCAGCTACGGTTGGACCGGTGGCAGCGGCACCAGTGCAGTGGTAGACCCAGGGCGGGACTTGATCGGGGTGGTTTTCAGTCAGCGCGCAATGGCCGGACCAGACGATGATTTCAACTATTTCTGGACACCATTGGCCAGCCAGTAA
- a CDS encoding response regulator: MTTVLVVDDEPQILRALQINLHAHGYTVFTAVNGTEALATAAAHRPDVVVLDLGLPDIDGLDVIAGLRGWTEVPIIVLSARHASEEKVAALDAGADDYVTKPFGLDEFLARLRAAQRHAEQRISAGRAVPTVTTEDFVVDLQAKKVLRAGEAVRLTPTEWSILELLARNPGKLISQQQILVQVWGPAYAKETQYLRVYLGQLRRKLEPDPAHPRHLVTEAGMGYRFEP; this comes from the coding sequence ATGACGACTGTACTGGTGGTCGATGACGAGCCGCAGATCCTGCGCGCCCTGCAAATCAATTTGCATGCTCACGGTTATACGGTTTTTACCGCTGTCAATGGGACTGAAGCGCTAGCCACTGCCGCTGCACATCGGCCTGACGTGGTGGTCTTGGACTTGGGCTTGCCAGATATTGATGGGCTGGACGTTATCGCCGGGCTGCGGGGCTGGACGGAGGTGCCGATTATCGTGCTTTCGGCGAGGCATGCCTCCGAGGAGAAAGTCGCTGCTCTCGACGCCGGAGCCGATGACTATGTGACCAAGCCGTTCGGGCTCGATGAGTTCTTGGCACGCTTGCGGGCGGCCCAACGACATGCCGAACAACGGATCAGCGCTGGCCGAGCGGTACCGACGGTGACCACCGAGGATTTCGTCGTTGACCTGCAAGCAAAAAAGGTTTTACGCGCTGGTGAAGCGGTGCGGTTGACCCCGACCGAGTGGTCGATCCTAGAGCTATTGGCCAGGAACCCGGGAAAGCTGATTAGTCAGCAACAAATTTTGGTGCAGGTGTGGGGGCCGGCCTATGCCAAAGAGACTCAATATTTAAGGGTCTACTTAGGCCAGCTGCGGCGAAAGCTGGAACCGGACCCGGCTCACCCTCGGCACCTGGTGACCGAGGCCGGGATGGGTTACCGCTTCGAACCGTAG